Proteins encoded together in one Peribacillus asahii window:
- a CDS encoding LytR/AlgR family response regulator transcription factor → MLRAYIVDDEPLARDELKYLLICSKQVEIVGEADCLEKAMADIPVQEPDLVFLDIELAEDNGLQLAKQLHALKKTPAIVFATAYDEYALEAFELNALDYLLKPFDEQRMYQMLDKITKLQKIGKQDIQPSSNVPINKTGKIAILVEERILLLDAASILFVESSEGKCMIKTKDDVFKVSEALVALEKKLQDHSFMRVHRSYIVNIHYISEIQPWFNSTYNLIMNDGSNVPVSRTYIKELKQLLQF, encoded by the coding sequence ATGTTACGAGCATACATAGTAGATGATGAACCGTTAGCACGAGATGAATTAAAGTACTTGCTCATTTGCAGCAAACAAGTAGAAATTGTAGGAGAAGCAGATTGTTTAGAGAAAGCGATGGCAGACATCCCTGTCCAAGAACCGGATCTTGTTTTTCTCGATATTGAATTAGCTGAAGATAATGGATTGCAATTAGCCAAACAGCTTCATGCTCTAAAAAAGACCCCTGCTATCGTATTTGCAACAGCGTATGACGAATATGCGCTCGAAGCTTTTGAACTAAACGCACTGGATTATTTATTAAAACCGTTCGATGAACAGCGTATGTACCAAATGTTAGACAAAATTACAAAACTACAGAAAATAGGTAAACAAGACATCCAGCCTTCTTCTAACGTTCCAATCAATAAAACAGGCAAAATAGCTATCCTTGTAGAAGAGCGCATCCTATTACTTGATGCTGCGTCTATTCTATTTGTTGAATCAAGTGAAGGAAAATGTATGATTAAAACAAAGGATGACGTATTTAAAGTAAGCGAAGCGCTTGTTGCTCTAGAGAAAAAACTACAGGATCATTCATTTATGCGCGTACATCGCAGCTATATCGTCAACATCCATTACATTTCTGAAATACAACCTTGGTTTAACTCAACCTACAACCTCATTATGAATGACGGTTCTAACGTTCCTGTTAGTCGAACCTACATAAAAGAGCTAAAGCAGCTATTACAATTTTGA
- a CDS encoding carbon starvation CstA family protein, giving the protein MNAVSIVIGSICILLIVYRLYGTFMAAKVLKLDDSKPTPSHKLEDGKDYVPTNKWVTFGHHFAAIAAAGPLVGPILAAQFGYLPGLLWLLIGAVIGGAVHDMVVLFASMRRDGKSLSEVAKEELGPVAGFCTGLAMLFIITITMAGLSLVILHALENNPWGTFVVGITIPIAMGVGLYHKKTGNLKAATIVGFGLIIAAILFGPNLQGTALGNLLTLEASTIAILLPIYAFFAAALPVWLLLAPRDYLSTFMKIGVFVALIVGVFYVNPSVQFPALTDFINGGGPIVAGPVWPFISITIACGAISGFHAFVGSGTTPKMINRWSDIKGVAFGAMLVECLVAIMALIAAVSLQPGDYFAINSAPEKFATLGMETVHLDELSDEIGMDLEGRTGGAVTLAVGMTYIFTEIPVFEKLASYFFQFVILFEAVFILTAIDSGTRVARYLIQDFFGDFYKPLKNTESLFSNIFASALACFIWGYLLYSGDISSIWALFGVSNQLMASIGLIVGATVILKIADKRWYMLTCLVPLAYLYVTVNVAGYWMIKNVYWNAESTGFSVLNGTLSIIMLILGVIILLTSIKKWIELCKIPQHILVEQSKKEIA; this is encoded by the coding sequence ATGAATGCGGTTTCTATAGTCATTGGTTCCATTTGTATATTATTAATTGTCTACCGCTTATACGGTACATTTATGGCAGCTAAAGTATTAAAGCTAGATGATTCTAAACCTACTCCTTCTCATAAACTAGAAGATGGTAAAGATTATGTACCAACTAATAAATGGGTAACGTTTGGTCATCATTTCGCGGCAATTGCAGCTGCAGGTCCATTGGTTGGACCCATTTTAGCAGCACAGTTCGGATATTTACCTGGTTTACTTTGGTTACTAATTGGGGCAGTCATTGGCGGGGCCGTTCACGATATGGTCGTTCTATTTGCTTCTATGCGTCGAGACGGAAAGTCACTATCTGAAGTAGCTAAAGAAGAACTTGGTCCTGTAGCAGGATTTTGTACAGGTCTTGCGATGTTGTTTATTATTACCATCACAATGGCGGGACTGTCTTTAGTTATATTACATGCACTAGAAAACAACCCATGGGGTACATTTGTTGTCGGTATTACCATTCCAATCGCAATGGGTGTTGGTCTCTATCATAAAAAGACTGGCAATCTAAAAGCCGCAACAATCGTTGGGTTTGGTCTAATTATCGCAGCTATTCTTTTCGGACCAAATCTTCAAGGCACAGCACTTGGTAATCTATTAACACTGGAAGCAAGTACAATTGCTATTCTTTTACCAATCTACGCATTTTTCGCAGCAGCCTTGCCTGTTTGGTTATTGCTTGCTCCACGTGACTATTTAAGTACATTTATGAAAATCGGGGTTTTCGTCGCTTTAATTGTTGGGGTATTCTATGTAAACCCATCTGTTCAGTTTCCAGCGTTGACAGACTTTATTAACGGCGGCGGTCCAATCGTTGCTGGTCCGGTTTGGCCATTTATCTCGATTACCATTGCTTGTGGAGCAATCTCAGGATTCCATGCATTCGTTGGTTCTGGAACAACTCCTAAAATGATTAATCGTTGGAGTGATATTAAAGGCGTTGCGTTCGGTGCCATGCTTGTTGAATGTTTAGTAGCCATTATGGCTTTAATTGCTGCAGTATCATTACAGCCAGGAGACTATTTCGCTATCAACTCTGCTCCTGAAAAATTTGCAACACTCGGCATGGAAACCGTGCATTTAGATGAGTTAAGCGATGAAATCGGCATGGATCTTGAAGGAAGAACGGGCGGTGCTGTAACACTTGCCGTTGGAATGACTTATATTTTTACCGAAATACCAGTTTTCGAAAAATTAGCGTCATACTTCTTCCAATTCGTTATTTTATTTGAAGCAGTCTTTATCTTAACGGCCATTGATTCAGGAACCCGTGTGGCTCGTTATCTTATTCAAGACTTCTTCGGTGATTTTTATAAACCATTAAAAAATACAGAGTCATTATTTTCAAATATATTCGCTAGTGCGCTAGCATGCTTCATTTGGGGATACCTCCTGTATTCTGGTGACATCAGTTCTATCTGGGCACTATTTGGTGTATCCAACCAATTAATGGCTTCCATTGGCTTAATTGTTGGGGCAACTGTTATTTTAAAAATCGCAGATAAACGCTGGTATATGCTAACTTGTCTAGTCCCGCTGGCTTACTTATACGTAACGGTCAATGTGGCAGGATATTGGATGATTAAAAATGTATACTGGAATGCAGAAAGTACAGGTTTTAGCGTATTAAACGGTACATTATCCATCATTATGCTTATCCTTGGAGTGATTATTCTCCTTACATCTATTAAAAAATGGATTGAGCTTTGTAAAATACCTCAACACATTCTAGTAGAACAATCGAAAAAAGAAATAGCATAA
- a CDS encoding squalene/phytoene synthase family protein: MMEQNLLHKKAMDFLLTTSRTFFIPISHLPSGLQEAIGSAYLCMRAIDEIEDDSKLPADTKIFLLQSVAKLLQEGHSAARIEALFTPFKKDLPEVTLLLSDWIAYCPPGALDKVLESTIEMAEGMAKWVAKNWEIETEADLDDYTYYVAGLVGVMLSDIWKWYDGTETNREQAIAFGRGLQTVNILRNRDEDAERGVQFFPKRWGFAEMLAHTEKNLAMAEKYCQTIQTKDILHFCKIPLELAKATLVALKEGKEKINRAEVTKIVKHVVD; the protein is encoded by the coding sequence ATGATGGAGCAAAACCTATTACATAAAAAAGCGATGGATTTTTTATTAACAACGAGTAGGACGTTTTTTATTCCGATTAGTCATTTACCATCTGGATTACAAGAAGCGATTGGTTCAGCTTATTTGTGCATGCGTGCCATTGATGAAATTGAAGATGATTCGAAGCTTCCTGCTGATACGAAAATTTTTCTATTACAATCTGTCGCTAAATTGCTACAAGAAGGTCACAGCGCAGCAAGAATTGAAGCACTTTTTACTCCGTTTAAAAAAGATTTACCTGAGGTGACGTTGCTTTTGTCGGATTGGATTGCTTATTGTCCACCGGGTGCATTAGATAAGGTGTTAGAGTCTACCATAGAAATGGCTGAAGGAATGGCGAAATGGGTTGCGAAAAATTGGGAGATCGAAACGGAAGCCGATTTAGATGATTATACGTATTATGTTGCTGGTTTAGTCGGTGTAATGCTCTCAGATATTTGGAAATGGTATGATGGGACAGAGACAAATCGTGAACAAGCAATTGCCTTTGGCCGCGGTTTGCAAACGGTTAATATTTTACGTAATCGTGATGAAGATGCGGAGCGTGGTGTTCAGTTTTTCCCAAAAAGGTGGGGGTTCGCTGAGATGCTTGCTCACACTGAAAAAAATTTAGCAATGGCAGAAAAATATTGCCAAACGATTCAAACGAAGGATATTTTGCATTTTTGTAAAATTCCTTTAGAATTAGCGAAAGCCACATTAGTCGCTTTAAAAGAAGGAAAAGAGAAGATTAACCGAGCGGAAGTAACGAAAATTGTAAAGCACGTTGTCGATTAG
- the rnz gene encoding ribonuclease Z, producing the protein MDFMFLGTGAGVPAKARNVTSIALQLLEERGTVWLFDCGEATQHQILKTAIKPRKIEKIFITHLHGDHIFGLPGLLGSRSFQGGTEKLTIYGPKGIADFVRTSLAVSTTHLKYPLEIIEIEEGMIFKDEQFTVYALPLDHGIYCVGYRVVEQDRPGSLLVDKLKREGVKPGPIFKALKKGERVQLEDGRLLDGTDYLGEAQKGRIITILGDTRMCENAVRLAVDADYVVHESTFAADEEEMAKAYFHSTTVQAAQVAKTAAAKHLILTHISSRYTANEVEQLRQESAAIFQNTIVAEDFLQVKIPLYIEK; encoded by the coding sequence GTGGATTTTATGTTTTTAGGAACGGGTGCTGGTGTTCCGGCAAAGGCGCGTAATGTAACATCAATTGCCCTTCAACTATTAGAAGAACGAGGAACGGTATGGCTGTTTGATTGTGGAGAAGCTACTCAACATCAAATTTTAAAAACAGCCATAAAACCTCGTAAGATTGAAAAGATTTTTATTACACATTTACATGGAGATCATATTTTTGGCTTGCCAGGGCTGCTTGGCAGTCGTTCATTTCAAGGTGGAACGGAAAAATTAACGATTTACGGACCAAAGGGGATTGCTGATTTTGTTCGAACGAGTCTTGCTGTAAGTACGACTCATTTAAAGTATCCGCTCGAGATTATTGAAATTGAAGAAGGTATGATATTTAAAGACGAGCAATTTACTGTTTATGCGCTTCCGCTTGATCATGGTATTTATTGTGTAGGCTACCGCGTTGTTGAACAAGATCGTCCGGGCAGTTTACTTGTCGATAAATTAAAAAGAGAAGGTGTAAAACCTGGACCGATTTTTAAAGCGTTGAAAAAAGGAGAACGTGTGCAATTAGAGGATGGCCGTTTACTAGATGGGACCGATTATTTAGGAGAAGCACAAAAAGGGAGAATCATTACGATTCTTGGAGATACGAGAATGTGTGAAAATGCAGTTCGTTTAGCCGTTGATGCGGATTACGTTGTTCATGAATCGACCTTTGCAGCGGATGAAGAAGAGATGGCTAAAGCTTACTTTCATTCGACGACGGTACAAGCTGCTCAAGTAGCGAAAACAGCGGCTGCCAAACATCTTATTTTGACACATATTAGTTCGCGCTACACAGCAAATGAAGTGGAACAGCTTCGTCAAGAAAGCGCAGCTATTTTCCAAAATACAATTGTCGCAGAGGATTTTTTACAAGTGAAGATTCCTCTATATATAGAGAAATAG
- the zwf gene encoding glucose-6-phosphate dehydrogenase: MIFGATGDLAKRKLFPSLYQLYTKNKLQNFAVIGVARRPLTTEQFQENVKDSVMTFANVDYRIEAFISHFHYHCHDVTSSQSYIELKQLASQLNNQYKLKGNCIFYLAMAPEFFGTITNQLKTQGLTNIEGYKRLVIEKPFGTNFETAKALNEQIRTVFQEEEIYRIDHYLGKEMVQNIEVIRFSNALFEPLWNNRYISNIQITSSETLGVEERGRYYENNGALRDMVQNHMMQMVALLAMEPPISLTPEEIRSEKVRLLRSLRPMSQEEVNTYFVRGQYAHGIIHGETVPAYREEANVSIDSNTETYVAGKLMIDNFRWVGVPFYIHTGKRMDRKSTKIVVQFKDMPMNLYYQAEQKLTPNLLVIHIQPKEGITLLLNVKKSGTTTETKSVRLQIANEGTDHINTPEAYEKLLLDSMRGDATNFTHWDEVALSWKFIDTISEVWKKTKDESFPNYPAGSSGPPTADALLAHDGHIWWPIEKIEQEDQEN, encoded by the coding sequence ATGATTTTTGGAGCAACAGGCGATCTAGCAAAACGAAAACTATTTCCTTCTCTCTATCAATTATATACCAAAAATAAACTACAAAATTTCGCCGTTATTGGTGTCGCGCGGCGTCCATTAACAACCGAACAATTTCAAGAAAACGTCAAAGATTCTGTCATGACGTTCGCAAACGTCGATTATCGTATAGAAGCATTTATCTCTCATTTTCACTACCATTGCCATGATGTTACAAGTTCGCAATCTTACATTGAATTAAAACAGCTTGCATCCCAACTCAACAATCAATATAAGCTGAAAGGAAACTGCATTTTCTACTTAGCTATGGCACCAGAGTTTTTTGGTACGATTACAAATCAACTCAAAACACAAGGTTTAACGAACATAGAAGGCTACAAACGCCTCGTAATAGAAAAACCATTTGGAACAAACTTTGAAACAGCGAAAGCACTAAATGAACAAATTCGTACGGTGTTTCAAGAAGAAGAAATTTATCGAATTGATCATTATTTAGGAAAAGAGATGGTTCAAAATATTGAAGTGATTCGCTTCTCTAATGCCTTATTTGAACCGTTATGGAATAACCGATACATTTCTAATATTCAAATTACATCTAGTGAAACGCTAGGTGTAGAGGAACGAGGTCGCTATTACGAAAACAACGGGGCACTGCGCGACATGGTTCAAAACCATATGATGCAAATGGTCGCCCTGCTTGCTATGGAGCCTCCCATTTCCTTAACGCCAGAAGAAATTCGCAGCGAAAAAGTTCGATTACTTCGTTCATTACGACCTATGAGTCAAGAAGAGGTGAACACCTATTTTGTTCGCGGCCAATATGCGCATGGTATAATCCATGGGGAGACTGTACCTGCTTATCGAGAAGAAGCAAATGTAAGCATCGACTCCAATACTGAAACATATGTAGCGGGTAAGCTCATGATTGACAACTTCCGCTGGGTCGGGGTACCATTCTACATTCACACAGGAAAAAGGATGGATCGTAAATCAACGAAAATTGTTGTCCAATTTAAAGATATGCCGATGAATCTATACTATCAGGCAGAACAAAAGTTGACACCAAACTTACTAGTCATCCATATTCAACCGAAAGAAGGCATTACGCTATTACTAAATGTTAAAAAATCGGGCACGACAACAGAAACAAAATCCGTCAGATTACAAATAGCAAATGAAGGTACAGATCATATTAATACACCAGAAGCTTACGAGAAACTATTATTAGATAGCATGCGTGGAGATGCAACAAACTTTACGCATTGGGATGAAGTCGCTTTATCATGGAAATTTATTGATACGATTTCTGAAGTCTGGAAAAAGACAAAGGACGAAAGCTTCCCGAATTATCCGGCTGGTTCCTCTGGTCCACCAACAGCTGATGCTTTATTAGCTCATGACGGACATATTTGGTGGCCTATAGAAAAAATCGAGCAAGAAGACCAAGAGAACTAA
- the gnd gene encoding decarboxylating NADP(+)-dependent phosphogluconate dehydrogenase yields the protein MAKKQIGVIGLAVMGKNLVFNIESRGYSVAVYNRSRSKIEEMMKGLQGKSIFPAYTLEEFVSSLERPRKILLMVKAGKAIDDTISSLKPLLEKGDLIIDGGNTFFKDTQRRHQELKESGIHFIGTGVSGGEEGALTGPAIMPGGEQEAYELVAPIFQAISAKVAGEACCTYIGPDGAGHYVKMVHNGIEYGDMQLIAESYFLLKHVLNLSTKELHRVFFDWNKGELDSYLMEITANIFKKYDSETGKPLVDVILDQAGQKGTGKWTSQNALDLGVPLSIITESVFARYMSALKNERMAASEQLQGPECVAYIEDKQAFIEKIRQALYMSKIISYAQGFAQMKAASEEYGWNLQYGDIAMIFRGGCIIRAQFLQKIKEAYDRNPSLNNLLFDSYFQGIAATYHMALREVIATAVMKGIPVPCFSAALAYYDSYRTKILPANLIQAQRDYFGAHTYQRVDQEGLFHTEWIEK from the coding sequence ATGGCAAAGAAACAGATTGGTGTTATTGGTCTTGCTGTAATGGGTAAAAATCTTGTTTTTAATATAGAAAGTCGAGGCTATAGTGTCGCTGTATATAATCGTTCCCGTTCGAAAATAGAGGAAATGATGAAGGGGTTACAAGGAAAAAGTATTTTTCCAGCCTATACATTAGAAGAATTTGTTTCTTCCTTAGAGAGACCACGGAAAATTTTACTGATGGTAAAGGCAGGAAAGGCGATTGATGATACGATTTCTTCATTAAAGCCTTTGCTTGAAAAAGGAGATCTTATTATTGACGGTGGCAATACTTTTTTTAAAGACACACAGAGGCGCCACCAAGAGTTAAAGGAGTCGGGCATTCATTTTATCGGGACAGGTGTCTCTGGCGGGGAGGAAGGAGCCTTAACAGGACCAGCTATTATGCCGGGGGGAGAGCAGGAAGCTTATGAATTGGTAGCACCGATTTTTCAAGCCATTTCGGCCAAAGTAGCAGGAGAGGCTTGCTGTACATATATTGGTCCGGATGGAGCCGGACATTATGTGAAAATGGTCCATAACGGCATTGAATACGGAGATATGCAGTTGATTGCAGAGTCTTATTTTTTATTAAAACATGTACTCAATCTGTCAACTAAGGAACTTCATAGAGTATTTTTCGATTGGAATAAAGGGGAGCTTGATAGTTATTTAATGGAAATAACAGCTAATATTTTTAAAAAATACGACAGCGAGACAGGTAAACCTCTTGTTGATGTTATTTTAGATCAAGCGGGTCAAAAAGGAACAGGCAAATGGACAAGCCAAAATGCATTAGATTTAGGTGTACCACTGTCTATTATTACAGAATCTGTTTTTGCTCGCTATATGTCAGCATTGAAGAATGAGCGTATGGCGGCAAGTGAGCAATTACAAGGACCGGAATGCGTAGCATATATTGAAGATAAGCAGGCATTTATTGAAAAGATTCGTCAAGCCTTGTATATGAGTAAGATTATTTCATATGCGCAAGGCTTTGCTCAAATGAAAGCCGCTTCAGAAGAATATGGCTGGAATCTGCAATATGGAGATATTGCGATGATTTTTCGTGGCGGCTGCATTATTCGTGCACAATTTTTACAAAAAATTAAGGAAGCGTATGATCGAAATCCGAGTTTGAACAATTTGCTGTTCGATTCTTATTTTCAAGGAATTGCAGCAACCTATCACATGGCTCTGCGTGAAGTGATTGCAACAGCAGTCATGAAAGGGATTCCAGTTCCATGTTTCTCAGCGGCACTTGCTTATTATGATAGTTATCGTACAAAAATACTGCCAGCTAATTTAATTCAGGCGCAACGCGATTACTTTGGTGCCCATACGTATCAACGGGTTGATCAAGAAGGACTATTTCATACGGAATGGATAGAGAAATAG
- a CDS encoding tripeptidase T, translating into MINENRLVEEFFELVQIDSETKNEAAIAKILKEKFTELGLDVFEDDTTAITGHGAGNLICTLPATKEGVDTIYFTSHMDTVVPGNGITPSIQDGYIVSDGTTILGADDKAGLAVMLEVLKVIKEQKIAHGKIEFIITVGEESGLVGAKALDRSLVTAKYGYALDSDGKVGNIIVAAPTQAKFEAKVYGKTAHAGVAPEKGVSAITIAAKAISRTPLGRIDSETTANIGRFQGGQQTNIVCDYVEILAEARSLVPEKMEAQVQKMKEAFQTAAAEMGGRAEIDVTVMYPGFKYSEGDHVVEVARQAAEKINRPCELQQSGGGSDANVIAGFGIPTVNLAVGYEEIHTTNEKIPVEELTKLAEMVLGIIEVVTGE; encoded by the coding sequence ATGATTAATGAAAATCGTTTAGTAGAAGAATTTTTTGAATTGGTTCAAATTGATTCGGAAACAAAAAATGAAGCAGCGATTGCCAAAATATTAAAAGAAAAATTTACAGAGCTTGGTTTAGATGTATTTGAGGATGATACAACAGCAATCACAGGTCACGGTGCAGGTAATTTAATTTGTACCCTTCCAGCTACAAAAGAAGGTGTAGATACGATTTATTTTACATCTCATATGGATACGGTTGTACCGGGGAACGGTATCACACCATCGATTCAAGACGGATATATTGTGTCAGATGGTACGACAATATTAGGAGCGGATGATAAAGCGGGACTTGCAGTGATGCTAGAGGTGCTAAAAGTTATTAAAGAGCAAAAGATTGCTCACGGAAAAATAGAATTTATTATTACAGTGGGCGAGGAATCTGGTTTAGTCGGTGCAAAAGCGTTAGATCGTTCATTAGTGACAGCGAAATATGGTTATGCACTAGACAGTGATGGAAAAGTTGGGAATATTATTGTCGCAGCGCCAACACAAGCAAAGTTCGAAGCAAAAGTATATGGAAAAACGGCTCATGCAGGTGTTGCGCCTGAAAAAGGAGTTTCAGCGATTACAATTGCGGCTAAAGCCATTTCTAGAACGCCTTTAGGTCGAATCGATTCTGAAACAACAGCGAATATCGGTCGTTTCCAAGGTGGACAACAAACGAATATTGTATGTGATTACGTTGAGATATTAGCAGAAGCTCGCTCACTTGTACCAGAAAAAATGGAAGCGCAAGTTCAAAAAATGAAGGAAGCTTTCCAAACGGCGGCTGCAGAAATGGGCGGACGTGCTGAAATCGATGTAACGGTCATGTACCCTGGCTTTAAATATAGCGAAGGTGATCATGTTGTAGAAGTAGCCAGACAAGCAGCAGAGAAGATTAATCGTCCATGTGAATTACAACAAAGCGGTGGTGGCAGCGATGCCAATGTAATTGCTGGATTTGGCATTCCAACAGTTAACTTAGCTGTCGGTTATGAAGAAATTCATACAACAAACGAAAAAATTCCAGTGGAAGAATTAACGAAGCTTGCTGAAATGGTGCTGGGAATTATCGAAGTTGTTACGGGAGAATAA
- a CDS encoding acyl-CoA carboxylase subunit beta, protein MKDIYETINDLYDRRREVELGGGDERIEKQHAKGKLTARERIELLLDEGTFVELNPFIQHRSTNFGLDKAKGPGDGVVTGYGKVNGRDVYLFSQDFTVFGGALGEMHALKIANVMDLAAKNGAPFIGLNDSGGARIQEGVVSLDGYGQIFYRNSIYSGVIPQISVIMGPCAGGAVYSPAITDFIFMVEKTSQMFITGPKVIETVTGEKITSEGLGGATVHNTISGNAHFKAPTDEEVLKDVRKLLSYLPQNNTEKPPVLEADNNDDYRADLTDIVPFEGIRPYDIRKVVEQVVDEGSFMEVQEGFAKNIVIGLARIKGQSVGLVCNQPKVLAGGLDIDSSDKASRFIRFCDSFNIPIITFEDVSGFFPGVKQEHGGIIRHGAKMLYAYSEATVPKLTIILRKAYGGAYVALNSKSIGADLTFAWPNAEIAVMGSAGAANIIFAREIANSEDPEATRAEKVEEYREKFANPYVAASLGMVDDVIDPRETRIKIIQSLEMLRNKKEDRPWKKHGNIPL, encoded by the coding sequence ATGAAAGACATCTACGAAACAATTAATGATTTATACGACAGACGCCGTGAGGTTGAGCTTGGTGGCGGTGACGAACGAATTGAAAAGCAGCACGCTAAAGGAAAGTTAACAGCTCGTGAAAGAATTGAGCTATTACTTGATGAAGGTACATTTGTTGAATTAAATCCATTTATTCAACACCGCAGTACAAACTTCGGTTTAGATAAAGCAAAAGGACCTGGAGATGGTGTTGTAACAGGATACGGTAAAGTAAATGGACGTGATGTGTACTTATTCTCACAAGATTTCACGGTATTCGGTGGGGCGCTTGGGGAAATGCATGCTCTGAAAATTGCCAATGTTATGGATTTAGCTGCAAAGAATGGAGCACCGTTTATCGGGTTAAACGATTCAGGCGGCGCGCGTATCCAAGAAGGGGTTGTATCTCTTGATGGATACGGACAAATTTTCTATCGTAACTCAATCTATTCTGGTGTAATTCCACAAATCTCTGTTATTATGGGACCTTGTGCAGGTGGAGCAGTTTATTCTCCAGCGATTACGGACTTCATTTTCATGGTTGAGAAAACGAGTCAAATGTTCATTACTGGACCAAAAGTTATCGAAACAGTTACAGGGGAAAAAATTACGTCTGAAGGCTTAGGTGGCGCAACTGTACATAATACGATCAGTGGTAACGCTCACTTTAAAGCACCAACTGATGAAGAAGTATTAAAAGATGTACGTAAATTATTAAGCTACTTACCGCAAAATAATACAGAGAAACCACCTGTATTAGAAGCAGACAACAATGATGATTACCGTGCGGATTTAACAGATATCGTTCCATTTGAAGGTATCCGTCCTTACGATATTCGTAAAGTTGTTGAGCAAGTTGTGGATGAAGGGTCATTCATGGAAGTACAAGAAGGATTTGCGAAAAACATTGTTATCGGTTTAGCTCGTATTAAAGGTCAATCAGTTGGTCTTGTATGTAATCAACCTAAAGTATTAGCTGGTGGACTGGATATCGATTCTTCTGATAAAGCATCTCGTTTCATTCGATTCTGTGATTCATTTAATATTCCAATTATCACATTCGAAGACGTTTCTGGTTTCTTCCCAGGCGTTAAGCAAGAGCATGGTGGAATCATCCGTCATGGTGCGAAAATGCTGTATGCATATTCTGAAGCAACTGTACCAAAGCTTACAATCATTCTTCGTAAAGCATATGGTGGTGCTTATGTTGCACTTAACAGTAAGTCAATCGGTGCAGACCTTACATTTGCATGGCCAAATGCTGAGATTGCGGTTATGGGATCTGCTGGTGCGGCTAACATTATTTTTGCTCGTGAAATTGCAAACAGTGAAGATCCAGAAGCAACACGTGCAGAAAAAGTTGAAGAATACCGTGAGAAATTCGCGAACCCATACGTTGCAGCAAGCTTAGGAATGGTAGATGACGTTATTGATCCTCGTGAAACACGAATCAAAATCATCCAATCTCTTGAAATGCTACGCAATAAAAAAGAAGATCGTCCTTGGAAGAAACACGGAAACATTCCATTGTAA
- the mce gene encoding methylmalonyl-CoA epimerase, whose amino-acid sequence MIKNIDHIGIAVRSLEEALPLYTETLKLELEGIETVESQGVKVAFILAGNTRLELLEALSPESPIAKFIEKRGEGVHHVALGVDNIEDRIQQIKEAGLRMIDETSRLGAHHAKVAFIHPKSTASILYELTERPE is encoded by the coding sequence ATGATTAAAAATATCGATCATATTGGTATTGCTGTTCGTTCACTCGAAGAAGCTTTACCACTTTATACAGAAACATTAAAGTTAGAGCTTGAAGGCATTGAAACAGTAGAAAGCCAAGGAGTTAAAGTAGCATTTATCCTTGCAGGAAATACTCGCCTAGAGTTATTGGAAGCGTTGTCACCTGAAAGCCCAATTGCTAAATTCATCGAAAAACGTGGAGAAGGCGTTCATCATGTGGCTTTAGGTGTGGATAACATCGAAGACCGCATTCAACAAATTAAAGAAGCTGGTCTACGTATGATTGACGAGACATCTCGATTGGGTGCCCATCATGCAAAGGTAGCATTCATTCATCCGAAGTCTACAGCGAGTATTTTATATGAATTAACAGAAAGACCTGAATAA
- the prli42 gene encoding stressosome-associated protein Prli42, producing the protein MKNKKIRKIIVYLMLISMLLTTLLSGIAFLM; encoded by the coding sequence ATGAAAAATAAAAAAATAAGAAAAATCATCGTATACTTAATGCTAATCTCGATGTTGTTAACAACATTACTATCAGGTATAGCCTTCTTAATGTAA